One genomic segment of Sanyastnella coralliicola includes these proteins:
- the trxA gene encoding thioredoxin, which translates to MAVELTDANFEELVLNADKPVMIDFWAEWCGPCRMVAPIVEEMHGEYGERAVIGKVNVDENPGISAKFGIRNIPTIVFLKNGELVDKSVGAVPKNVLTEKIDNLL; encoded by the coding sequence ATGGCTGTAGAATTAACAGATGCGAACTTTGAGGAGCTAGTCCTTAATGCAGATAAACCAGTAATGATCGATTTCTGGGCAGAATGGTGTGGACCATGTCGTATGGTAGCGCCTATCGTGGAAGAAATGCACGGTGAGTACGGAGAACGTGCCGTTATTGGTAAAGTAAACGTTGACGAAAATCCAGGGATCTCTGCGAAATTCGGGATCCGTAATATCCCAACGATCGTTTTCTTGAAAAACGGAGAGTTGGTTGATAAATCTGTAGGTGCAGTACCTAAGAATGTACTGACTGAGAAGATTGATAATCTTCTGTAA
- a CDS encoding DUF58 domain-containing protein yields MALNIDRRYFQQLGRLEFLAKQAVEGFITGLHKSPFHGFSVEFAEHRLYNKGESTRHIDWKLYARTEKLFTKRYEEETNLRCQLVIDHSSSMYYPGPVSEEGNQFNKIKFSVYAAAALIELFKRQRDAVGLSLFADELDVQTKARSSQAHHRYLYTHLEELLNTVGEKEQSKTFAVDALHAIAEQANKRSLVIIFSDMLDNSGQADELFDALQHLRHNKHEVILFHVVDKKTELDFDFDNRPMTFVDLESGDEIKANPVDIRDTYLEQMSAFHQELKVRCGQNHIDFIEADINAGVNPILMEYMIKRQKLY; encoded by the coding sequence ATGGCATTGAATATTGACAGACGTTACTTCCAACAGCTCGGACGACTAGAGTTTCTAGCCAAGCAAGCTGTGGAGGGTTTTATCACCGGACTCCATAAAAGTCCATTCCACGGATTCTCTGTTGAATTCGCGGAACACCGTCTGTACAATAAGGGTGAATCTACCCGCCACATCGACTGGAAGCTATACGCTCGAACAGAGAAGCTCTTTACTAAGCGCTACGAGGAGGAAACAAACCTTCGCTGTCAGCTGGTCATTGACCATTCGAGTTCGATGTATTACCCTGGTCCGGTCTCTGAAGAAGGCAATCAGTTCAATAAGATCAAGTTCAGCGTTTACGCTGCTGCTGCTTTGATTGAACTCTTTAAACGCCAGCGCGACGCCGTTGGTTTGAGCTTGTTTGCTGACGAACTAGATGTGCAGACCAAGGCACGTTCAAGTCAAGCGCACCATCGCTACCTCTATACGCACCTTGAAGAACTGTTGAACACAGTAGGAGAGAAGGAGCAGAGTAAGACTTTTGCGGTGGATGCTTTACACGCTATCGCGGAACAAGCGAATAAGCGTTCTCTGGTCATCATCTTCTCAGACATGCTTGACAATAGCGGACAGGCTGATGAGCTCTTTGATGCTCTGCAGCACCTGCGTCATAACAAGCATGAGGTAATCCTCTTCCACGTAGTAGACAAGAAGACAGAGCTTGATTTCGATTTCGATAATCGTCCAATGACTTTCGTCGACCTTGAAAGTGGAGATGAAATCAAAGCTAACCCCGTAGATATCCGCGATACTTACCTTGAACAAATGAGTGCCTTCCATCAAGAATTAAAGGTGCGCTGTGGTCAAAACCACATTGATTTCATCGAGGCAGATATCAACGCCGGAGTCAATCCAATTCTCATGGAGTACATGATCAAGCGACAGAAGTTGTATTGA
- a CDS encoding T9SS type A sorting domain-containing protein translates to MIRLIISILFILGSVQIQAQGFELYYNIGEFGNTNEVRSLEQFNGSIYAIEWYPELAITKFDEDSGEMQDQLLTDIFMYVGWRAGTSMDEEGNIYIAGAGYIENLPKLIKVNPNLNIEYEIDLAVINDSLWHVAHACKVFDNKLYILLEAYYLEDSDTSEGSGDLIYPGFVVTDLEGQLLDGPFWVDTDNTDDLMWHIDVTEDGVYLGGSNEPVVFDGNDTDPYVMKLSHQGELEWAVEIEDDQWDMSFDNFQAALKVHEDGSIYVGSFVNPEYPIQERGWPSITKISPDGEVLWTQFDQENPTCTYCRYNEIILEEDAIYAAGCSAISGIQQQGALTKLSYEGETIWTRTFAYELPSEEYYPVYQFMDLKRLDDGGFVLGGTDLFGADRNSWIVRTDEFGCIIPGCSIGLNDEPSYSEMTIYPNPASNQINIDLSRNITGVLTAELIDLRGRLVLRTNLVSNSNAPTYQIEVDDVPTGYYLLTLRADSGFYSTSPVVIE, encoded by the coding sequence ATGATTCGACTGATTATTTCCATATTATTCATCCTTGGGTCTGTACAAATTCAGGCCCAAGGATTTGAACTTTATTACAACATCGGTGAATTCGGAAATACCAACGAAGTACGCTCTTTAGAGCAATTCAACGGAAGCATTTATGCCATTGAATGGTATCCCGAACTAGCCATTACCAAATTCGACGAAGATTCTGGTGAAATGCAAGATCAACTTCTCACTGACATTTTTATGTATGTTGGATGGAGAGCAGGAACTTCAATGGATGAAGAAGGTAACATCTATATTGCTGGAGCTGGATATATTGAAAATTTGCCGAAGCTGATCAAGGTCAACCCAAACTTGAACATTGAATATGAAATTGACTTGGCGGTCATTAATGATAGTCTTTGGCATGTTGCTCACGCTTGTAAAGTCTTTGATAACAAACTCTATATTCTTCTTGAAGCGTATTATCTCGAAGATTCTGATACTTCTGAGGGTTCAGGAGATCTGATTTATCCTGGATTCGTCGTGACCGATCTTGAAGGTCAACTATTAGATGGACCGTTTTGGGTAGATACAGACAATACCGACGATTTAATGTGGCACATTGATGTCACGGAAGATGGTGTTTATTTAGGAGGCTCTAATGAACCGGTCGTTTTTGACGGAAACGACACCGATCCGTATGTAATGAAGCTCTCCCACCAAGGTGAACTTGAATGGGCTGTTGAAATCGAGGATGATCAATGGGATATGAGTTTTGACAATTTCCAAGCCGCACTCAAAGTTCATGAAGATGGATCGATATACGTTGGTTCCTTTGTAAATCCAGAGTACCCAATTCAAGAACGAGGTTGGCCGAGTATCACAAAAATATCTCCCGACGGGGAAGTATTGTGGACTCAGTTCGACCAGGAAAATCCAACATGCACTTATTGCCGATACAATGAGATCATCTTAGAGGAGGATGCAATCTACGCAGCTGGATGCTCAGCGATTAGTGGCATTCAACAACAAGGGGCACTGACTAAATTGAGCTATGAAGGTGAAACTATTTGGACCAGAACATTTGCTTACGAACTGCCTTCTGAAGAATACTATCCTGTTTATCAATTCATGGATTTAAAACGACTTGATGACGGAGGCTTCGTACTTGGCGGCACCGACCTCTTTGGTGCTGACCGAAATTCATGGATAGTCAGAACCGATGAGTTTGGATGTATTATTCCCGGATGCAGTATTGGGCTAAACGATGAACCATCTTATTCTGAAATGACCATTTATCCTAATCCAGCCTCAAACCAAATTAACATAGACCTTTCCAGGAACATCACGGGTGTATTGACCGCTGAACTCATCGACTTGCGAGGAAGACTGGTTCTTCGAACGAATCTAGTCTCAAATTCCAATGCTCCTACTTATCAAATTGAAGTAGACGATGTCCCAACCGGCTATTATCTTCTAACGCTAAGAGCTGATAGTGGGTTCTATAGCACTTCTCCCGTCGTTATCGAATAA
- a CDS encoding alkaline phosphatase family protein has protein sequence MRYLLTGLLLAALAIPASSQGEKKVLIIGIDGTRSDALQAANTPNIDGLIANGFYSPDALSNDITISGPAWSSILTGVWSDKHLVTGNGFSQDDFDTYPTLFTHLENLDPSIHTASICHWSPINNNIIQGATDFSLNVSSDAELSAQTVNYLSTQDPDCMFIHFDEVDGAGHGNGFATDVPQYIAAIENVDQLIGPILEAIEQRPNYANEDWLYLLTTDHGGFGTSHGGTTIDEQRVFFIASGNSVPNELLEAPTTTIDNGADNCLGENIPQLDFDGSNDRVEIAPNALFDFGASQDFTIECRVRTQQAADVAIVGNKDWDSGFLPGFVFSFVLPNGPGWKVNIGDGSSRVDLNTGGAIADNEWHTLSVSFDRDGMMRMYEDGIFVAEDDISGIGNINTGAGLVFGTDIDQGYDFTGSIAEVRVWNSVVGAQEIQDWNCSSLDNTHPDYSSLIGYWKLDEGNDAVIVNDSSPNNNQGNIIGAGWDENDVITVVDYSGTPRIADIPSTAMTHLCVEIDPLWDLDGISWVAPCQLAGCQGDLNGDGMVNIADLLVFLEQFGCQENCGNADFDNDGTVDADDMLVFLANFGIPCDAGIQEVEFEVNRPAFPQQHKVAYFGQLCGTTGHVCKHGGQSKNED, from the coding sequence ATGCGCTACTTATTGACTGGCCTGTTGCTCGCTGCCCTTGCTATCCCTGCTTCTTCGCAAGGGGAGAAGAAGGTGCTGATTATTGGAATTGATGGAACAAGATCCGACGCGCTTCAAGCGGCGAATACCCCAAACATTGACGGACTTATCGCGAACGGATTTTATAGTCCGGATGCATTGAGCAATGACATTACCATTAGCGGACCAGCTTGGTCTTCCATCCTCACAGGAGTCTGGTCTGATAAGCACTTGGTGACGGGGAACGGATTCTCGCAAGACGACTTTGATACCTACCCAACGCTCTTCACACATCTAGAGAATCTGGATCCATCAATTCATACGGCTTCTATCTGTCATTGGTCACCGATCAACAACAATATCATTCAGGGAGCGACTGACTTCAGCTTGAACGTCTCATCTGATGCTGAGTTGAGTGCACAGACGGTGAATTACCTGTCGACACAGGATCCTGATTGTATGTTTATCCACTTCGATGAGGTTGATGGTGCAGGACATGGAAATGGATTTGCTACGGATGTACCGCAGTATATTGCCGCGATCGAGAATGTTGACCAACTCATAGGACCAATCCTCGAAGCGATCGAACAGCGACCTAACTATGCCAATGAAGATTGGTTGTACCTCTTGACTACTGATCACGGAGGTTTCGGAACCTCGCACGGTGGGACTACCATCGACGAACAACGTGTTTTCTTCATTGCCAGTGGAAACAGCGTCCCAAACGAACTACTCGAAGCGCCCACTACAACCATCGATAATGGGGCAGATAATTGCCTCGGCGAGAACATTCCACAGCTTGATTTTGATGGAAGCAATGACCGTGTGGAAATCGCTCCAAATGCACTTTTCGACTTCGGAGCCTCTCAAGACTTTACCATCGAATGCCGTGTACGTACGCAACAGGCAGCCGATGTGGCGATTGTTGGAAATAAGGATTGGGATTCAGGATTCCTTCCAGGGTTCGTCTTCTCATTTGTACTTCCAAACGGACCAGGGTGGAAGGTCAACATTGGAGACGGTTCAAGTCGAGTAGACTTGAATACCGGTGGCGCTATCGCAGACAATGAGTGGCACACGCTGAGTGTTTCTTTCGATCGCGACGGAATGATGCGGATGTACGAAGACGGCATATTCGTCGCAGAAGACGACATCAGCGGCATCGGGAATATCAATACTGGCGCTGGTTTAGTCTTCGGAACCGACATTGACCAAGGCTATGACTTCACAGGGTCCATCGCAGAAGTCCGAGTATGGAATTCAGTAGTTGGAGCTCAGGAGATTCAAGACTGGAACTGTTCGTCGCTAGACAATACCCACCCAGACTACAGCAGCTTAATTGGCTACTGGAAACTCGATGAAGGAAACGATGCGGTTATCGTGAACGACTCCTCTCCAAACAACAATCAAGGAAACATCATCGGCGCAGGTTGGGATGAAAACGACGTCATCACGGTAGTTGACTACTCAGGAACTCCACGCATCGCCGATATCCCATCAACAGCCATGACTCACCTCTGTGTGGAGATTGATCCCCTCTGGGATCTTGACGGAATCAGCTGGGTAGCTCCATGTCAACTCGCTGGTTGCCAGGGAGATTTGAATGGAGACGGCATGGTGAATATTGCCGATCTTCTCGTCTTCCTCGAACAATTCGGTTGCCAAGAAAACTGCGGCAACGCCGATTTCGATAACGATGGAACAGTCGACGCCGATGATATGCTGGTCTTCCTAGCCAACTTCGGTATCCCATGTGACGCCGGCATTCAAGAAGTAGAGTTCGAGGTGAATCGCCCAGCTTTCCCTCAACAACACAAGGTGGCCTACTTCGGTCAACTCTGCGGCACCACCGGACATGTTTGTAAGCATGGTGGGCAAAGTAAGAACGAAGACTAA
- a CDS encoding DUF6786 family protein, with the protein MAEPNRYRNEIESLKAHCEIVELRRNDARLAVSPSLQGRVLTSAINDKLPGFGWINHELIASGEWQAHINAYGGEDRFWIGPEAGQFALFFEPGAPFEFEHWQTPACVDSEAFELVERFEDRLQLRKDCQFKNYQGQAFDIRIEREIVLHDQREIQEKLGIEALDHLEYVAFSSFNHIINRSSEAWSKESGLLNIWILGQFKTSPSCWAIVPKATGSQINTNYFEADLSKRLFDHGDHALFCLDGSMKAKIGLAPNHDRNILASYDSEAKCLTLTIYDTDKSSPFLCSEWNHQEAPYEGDVLNVYNDGPNPDGSVLGPYYELETSSSSRELKEGERISHQHSTYHFVGEETRLIELLHQLTGIRPELP; encoded by the coding sequence ATGGCTGAGCCCAACCGCTACCGTAACGAAATCGAATCGCTGAAAGCTCATTGCGAGATCGTTGAACTTCGCAGGAATGACGCGCGCTTGGCAGTTTCACCATCCTTGCAAGGACGTGTCTTGACCAGTGCTATTAATGACAAATTACCAGGCTTTGGCTGGATTAATCATGAACTCATAGCATCCGGTGAATGGCAAGCGCATATCAATGCCTATGGTGGTGAAGATCGCTTTTGGATTGGTCCAGAGGCAGGACAGTTTGCTTTGTTCTTTGAGCCTGGCGCTCCTTTCGAATTCGAGCATTGGCAGACACCAGCTTGTGTTGACTCGGAAGCGTTTGAATTAGTTGAACGATTTGAAGATCGACTTCAATTAAGGAAGGATTGTCAGTTCAAGAACTACCAAGGACAAGCATTTGACATCCGAATTGAACGCGAAATCGTGTTGCATGATCAACGTGAGATTCAAGAAAAGTTAGGTATTGAAGCCTTGGATCATCTTGAATATGTTGCCTTCAGTAGCTTCAATCATATTATCAATCGCTCTTCTGAGGCTTGGAGCAAAGAAAGTGGTCTCCTCAATATTTGGATTCTAGGGCAATTCAAGACCTCCCCTTCTTGTTGGGCTATCGTTCCGAAAGCAACAGGATCCCAAATCAACACCAATTACTTTGAAGCGGACCTTTCAAAGCGATTATTTGACCATGGAGATCATGCATTGTTTTGTCTTGATGGGTCGATGAAGGCCAAAATCGGGCTAGCGCCGAATCACGATCGGAATATCTTAGCCAGTTACGACAGTGAAGCGAAGTGTTTAACATTAACTATTTACGATACCGATAAGTCATCGCCTTTTCTTTGTTCCGAATGGAATCATCAAGAAGCACCTTACGAAGGTGACGTTCTGAACGTCTACAACGACGGTCCCAACCCAGATGGATCAGTTTTAGGTCCGTATTATGAATTGGAAACCTCCTCTTCTTCGCGAGAATTAAAGGAGGGTGAAAGAATTTCTCACCAACATAGCACCTATCATTTTGTTGGCGAAGAGACCAGACTCATTGAGTTACTTCATCAACTCACCGGAATTCGTCCAGAATTACCATGA
- a CDS encoding ATP-binding protein: MEPEKGLAYAAMSLEAAEKSQDLKAIADAHFLRAYVYFHNRLYVECQQPFERAFKSYEQLKDEQNMTYVCYYVGYAHHDRGDLLTAMSWFQKGLQIAESSEDQRLINISLNAKGPLHCMLHEYDEGLESGKRALEIAEENGFNLSSTYNQVALIQRMVGNYGESKRLLNLSWFHQGEDANYKNKAANLENLGEVFLRMGRFDSTLSCYADYQQVASENKDLYLEARGYLHLAEFHLELDNLEEAETNAFRALQLHEERIDSLTALDLIVNILIEQNELGEASRNLKLAETLTRTLNLSGQQISNLNHAGMIDSRNSDHHSALANFENALNLANELGHRESLPETYLNLSNAHFSLGQIKEASAYADSSLIVSRRSHYRQKLDEIYRIKGFCEEKLGNSQKALETFHQYVAIKDSLFSIETEKELAKLEIEYKVREQQAENALLKAEGQIDDAKIEQQTTIAIGLVIIILLITAISVILYRNNSRKEKLNEQLELEVQQRTKELTERSEELMEIRKAQELQVAKSRFFANVSHEFRTPLTLIQGTLDTVVNGQQVSGQVKLSLERAQRNGKQLLKLITELLDITRLGTQELPVDLREFHLGELIEDLIGNLEPLAEQKGIILSNTVQGKRNVVIKTDQSKLTKIVNNLLSNAVKFTPRNGNIELEILIKNEVLSITVSDDGLGIPTSELELIFERFYQVNQSEAVLAKTENYQPGSGIGLSLCKEYVELLGGQIGVKSPGKFSTGSSFWIKLPIEILNETHQTEQRPDERSIVEATSEGVRLPRLNHELLVVEDNFDLREFLKETLSVHYRVKTAENGQEAIHLLKTSENLPSLIITDVMMPVMDGFTFIEKIKSSDEFRHLPTMVLTARADLRDQLNALRIGVDDYITKPFQETDLKRRIDQLLGMVEYRTSAQQENLIGSSTEETNGNSPQLSREDHNWLRLLEEQALQLVTDFNYTAEDLAFSLDMSRANFFRKVKKITGLTVNQYIKEFRLQTARRLLEEGKVNSVKELSYTVGFKHVNYFSTSFENRFGQRPSAYLTNG; encoded by the coding sequence ATGGAACCCGAGAAGGGTTTGGCATACGCGGCGATGTCTTTGGAAGCAGCAGAGAAGAGTCAAGATCTGAAGGCCATTGCGGATGCTCATTTTTTAAGAGCGTACGTCTATTTTCATAATAGATTATACGTTGAGTGCCAGCAACCCTTTGAACGAGCGTTCAAGTCATATGAGCAACTAAAGGATGAGCAAAACATGACCTATGTCTGTTACTATGTAGGTTATGCACATCATGACAGAGGTGATTTACTCACGGCCATGTCGTGGTTTCAGAAAGGACTACAAATAGCTGAGTCTTCGGAAGACCAACGACTCATCAATATCAGTCTCAATGCGAAAGGGCCACTCCATTGTATGCTTCATGAGTATGATGAAGGATTGGAAAGTGGGAAGCGAGCACTGGAAATCGCGGAAGAAAACGGCTTCAACCTCAGTTCGACTTATAATCAAGTAGCCTTAATCCAACGCATGGTTGGTAACTATGGTGAGAGCAAGCGGTTACTGAATCTATCATGGTTCCATCAAGGTGAGGACGCAAATTATAAGAACAAGGCTGCTAACCTTGAAAATCTGGGAGAAGTATTCCTTCGCATGGGTCGATTTGACTCCACCCTTTCCTGTTATGCTGACTATCAACAAGTTGCATCTGAAAACAAAGACTTATATCTGGAAGCACGAGGCTACCTTCATCTCGCTGAATTCCATCTTGAGTTAGACAATCTTGAAGAAGCCGAAACCAACGCCTTTCGCGCATTACAACTCCACGAGGAACGGATTGATTCTTTGACAGCCCTCGATTTAATTGTAAATATTCTCATTGAGCAGAACGAACTTGGAGAGGCCTCTCGGAACCTGAAGCTTGCTGAAACATTAACTCGAACATTGAATCTGTCTGGTCAGCAAATTTCGAACTTGAACCATGCTGGAATGATTGATTCGAGAAATTCTGATCACCATTCCGCGCTAGCGAATTTCGAAAACGCGTTGAACCTCGCAAATGAACTAGGTCATAGAGAATCTCTTCCTGAGACCTATCTCAACCTATCAAACGCGCATTTTTCCCTTGGCCAAATTAAAGAGGCATCTGCTTATGCGGACAGTAGCCTTATTGTTTCTAGAAGGAGTCATTACCGTCAAAAACTAGATGAAATCTATCGAATCAAGGGGTTTTGCGAGGAAAAACTAGGAAATAGTCAAAAGGCTCTGGAAACCTTCCATCAATATGTAGCCATCAAGGATAGCTTGTTCAGCATTGAAACGGAAAAGGAACTCGCCAAGCTTGAAATTGAATACAAGGTTAGAGAACAGCAAGCCGAAAATGCCCTCTTGAAAGCGGAAGGACAAATCGACGATGCCAAGATTGAACAGCAAACAACCATTGCTATCGGCTTGGTGATTATCATTTTACTCATCACGGCTATTTCAGTCATCCTCTACCGAAATAATTCACGGAAAGAAAAGCTTAACGAACAACTCGAGCTAGAAGTCCAGCAGCGCACCAAAGAACTAACTGAACGAAGCGAAGAATTAATGGAGATTAGAAAAGCCCAAGAGCTTCAAGTGGCGAAGTCTAGGTTTTTTGCGAATGTATCACACGAATTTCGAACTCCTCTCACCCTTATTCAAGGAACGCTGGATACTGTCGTGAACGGACAACAAGTGAGTGGACAAGTGAAACTGAGTTTAGAAAGGGCACAGCGCAATGGCAAACAACTGCTAAAGCTGATCACAGAGCTGCTTGATATCACTCGACTTGGAACGCAGGAATTACCCGTTGATTTACGTGAATTTCATCTAGGCGAACTGATTGAAGACCTGATCGGGAATCTTGAACCGTTGGCAGAACAAAAGGGAATTATACTTTCAAACACGGTTCAAGGAAAGCGAAATGTGGTCATCAAAACGGATCAATCTAAGCTCACCAAAATCGTCAACAATTTACTTTCCAATGCCGTCAAATTCACTCCGCGAAACGGGAACATTGAGCTCGAAATTTTAATTAAGAACGAGGTTCTCTCCATTACAGTGAGTGATGATGGATTGGGTATTCCCACCTCGGAACTTGAGTTAATTTTTGAGCGCTTCTACCAGGTAAATCAATCAGAAGCCGTTTTGGCAAAAACAGAAAACTACCAACCCGGATCAGGAATCGGGTTATCACTCTGTAAAGAATACGTCGAACTACTTGGAGGACAGATTGGGGTTAAAAGTCCTGGTAAGTTTTCTACCGGATCTTCCTTCTGGATTAAGCTTCCAATTGAAATTCTTAATGAGACTCACCAGACAGAACAACGACCGGATGAAAGAAGCATAGTCGAAGCCACGTCAGAGGGAGTACGTCTTCCTCGCTTGAACCATGAGTTGTTGGTAGTAGAAGACAACTTCGACCTTCGTGAATTCTTGAAGGAAACGCTTTCTGTGCACTATCGAGTCAAGACTGCAGAAAATGGACAAGAGGCCATTCATTTATTAAAAACTTCTGAGAACCTCCCTTCCCTCATCATCACTGACGTGATGATGCCTGTTATGGATGGGTTTACATTCATAGAAAAAATTAAATCAAGTGATGAGTTCAGGCACCTACCTACCATGGTATTGACCGCCCGAGCTGACCTTCGCGACCAGTTAAATGCTTTACGGATTGGTGTCGATGATTATATCACAAAGCCTTTCCAAGAGACTGATCTCAAAAGACGAATAGACCAGCTGCTTGGCATGGTTGAGTACCGTACCTCTGCCCAGCAAGAAAATCTGATTGGTTCCTCAACAGAAGAAACAAACGGAAACAGTCCGCAACTGTCTCGAGAAGACCACAATTGGCTGCGATTGCTTGAAGAACAAGCACTTCAACTGGTAACTGATTTCAACTACACGGCAGAAGATCTTGCTTTTTCACTCGATATGAGTCGGGCTAATTTCTTTCGTAAGGTCAAGAAAATCACAGGACTAACAGTAAATCAATACATCAAAGAGTTCCGATTGCAAACGGCGAGAAGACTGTTAGAAGAAGGGAAAGTCAATTCAGTCAAGGAGTTATCATACACTGTAGGCTTTAAACACGTCAATTATTTCTCTACAAGTTTTGAAAACCGTTTTGGACAAAGGCCTTCCGCGTATTTGACGAATGGATAA
- a CDS encoding RNA polymerase sigma factor, with product MTDLREIIEGCKKNKRKSQDALYERYSGMLFAVCLRYTRNQFDAEDVLQEGFVKIFKNIGMYSPGKSFEGWIRRIMVNTAITFYRRNLKHAYHDDVSESHELYDDLGPDQNAEFSQEELMNAINKLPAGYKMVFNMYVVEGYKHKEIAEALDIDINTSKSQLSRAKKYLQRELLEMSKINL from the coding sequence ATGACGGATCTACGAGAGATCATAGAAGGATGTAAAAAGAACAAGCGCAAGTCGCAGGACGCTCTGTATGAGCGTTACTCTGGGATGCTGTTCGCTGTCTGTCTGCGATATACTCGTAATCAGTTTGACGCCGAGGACGTACTGCAAGAAGGATTTGTGAAGATCTTCAAGAACATTGGGATGTATTCACCTGGAAAGTCTTTCGAAGGATGGATCCGAAGAATTATGGTCAACACGGCCATTACATTCTACCGACGAAATCTCAAGCATGCGTACCACGACGATGTATCGGAGTCACACGAACTCTACGATGACCTTGGTCCTGACCAGAACGCAGAGTTTTCGCAGGAAGAGCTGATGAATGCCATCAACAAATTACCTGCTGGTTATAAAATGGTCTTCAACATGTATGTAGTTGAAGGCTATAAACACAAAGAAATAGCCGAAGCGCTAGACATCGACATTAATACTTCGAAGTCGCAGCTGTCTAGAGCTAAGAAATACCTTCAGCGAGAGCTGTTGGAAATGAGTAAGATAAACTTGTGA
- a CDS encoding gliding motility-associated C-terminal domain-containing protein: protein MRQFAVVCLYIASTLGASAQVQNGGFETSSALPSNTGEWTLVDGWNNAGSAIASPDYFHNNGSLGGDLPETPIAMINAYEGEAIMGFIATGTKGTQYREYISTQLGAALIPGEKYVVSFHISNGYVTDFSNAGLGTSHMGVAFTTSAPAQNGNQPLMLTPQFRRQTALYDREWQEFTFSFIADAAYTDMTIGVFGDDADKTIEYFDGNNAQFAYYFVDKVSIDIVNPEIQEESSEKDDSEPDPVVIIDDEIEPSFFIPNAFTPNGDGDNDIFAPVVPDDMQDYRFCIYNRWGDLVFETSVTRMGWDGSSMSGGPVSTDMYVWELSFTRITEDGEKHKERHQGTVNLLR, encoded by the coding sequence ATGCGTCAATTCGCTGTAGTATGTTTATACATTGCTAGCACTTTAGGAGCTAGCGCGCAGGTTCAGAATGGAGGTTTCGAAACTTCTTCTGCCTTGCCGTCCAATACAGGTGAATGGACACTCGTTGACGGTTGGAACAATGCCGGTTCGGCTATCGCGTCCCCAGATTACTTTCATAACAATGGTTCATTAGGAGGAGACCTTCCTGAGACGCCTATTGCTATGATTAATGCCTATGAAGGTGAGGCTATCATGGGCTTTATTGCTACGGGAACGAAAGGAACACAGTATCGTGAGTACATCAGCACACAGCTTGGTGCTGCGTTGATTCCTGGTGAGAAATATGTGGTGTCTTTCCACATTTCGAACGGGTATGTGACTGACTTCTCAAACGCAGGACTAGGAACGAGTCACATGGGAGTAGCTTTCACCACGAGTGCACCGGCACAGAATGGCAATCAACCATTGATGTTGACTCCGCAGTTCCGCCGACAGACAGCACTTTATGATCGCGAATGGCAAGAGTTCACGTTTAGCTTCATTGCTGATGCTGCTTACACCGACATGACCATTGGTGTGTTCGGAGATGACGCGGATAAGACGATTGAGTACTTCGACGGTAACAATGCACAATTCGCTTACTACTTCGTAGACAAAGTGAGCATCGACATCGTTAACCCTGAAATTCAAGAAGAATCAAGTGAAAAAGATGATAGCGAGCCAGATCCGGTGGTTATCATTGATGATGAAATTGAACCTTCATTCTTTATCCCCAATGCCTTCACACCAAACGGAGATGGGGATAATGACATTTTCGCTCCTGTTGTGCCAGACGACATGCAAGACTACCGTTTCTGCATTTATAACAGATGGGGTGACTTAGTATTCGAAACATCCGTAACTCGCATGGGCTGGGATGGAAGCAGTATGTCTGGAGGTCCCGTCTCCACTGACATGTACGTCTGGGAACTGTCGTTCACACGAATCACAGAAGATGGTGAAAAGCATAAAGAGCGTCACCAAGGAACTGTGAACCTTTTGCGCTAA